The following are encoded in a window of Kogia breviceps isolate mKogBre1 chromosome 10, mKogBre1 haplotype 1, whole genome shotgun sequence genomic DNA:
- the C10H6orf15 gene encoding uncharacterized protein C6orf15 homolog has protein sequence MQSKMQGHVAGSRAPLGLLLVCLHLPGLFARSIGVVEEKFPRDFGINRPLLGQPSLTDPSNWEHPQPKADPGPNDLARAPLKPIASPSHGSQPAGGAGLQWWPPFGGLPSMDSWSSEDHWPMMAAVDEDHVGEVLPREPSYLSSGAALPPGSGPLPAEPSAHPADPSPKASLLHQDSELRQPIRSNVLGAQGEILARHSPWSLINRIRWSLLHGYPWRTLNPHVSWGGGGPGTGWGIRPLPYPVRIWGNSNQYPSTSWWNINRDPGTRWGNIHLNPGINQFPPRVLHSPGSY, from the exons ATGCAGAGCAAGATGCAGGGCCATGTGGCAGGGAGCCGGGCTCCTCTGGGCCTGCTCCTGGTCTGTCTTCATCTCCCAG gCCTCTTTGCCCGGAGCATCGGTGTGGTGGAGGAGAAATTTCCCCGAGACTTTGGGATCAACCGGCCTCTGCTTGGACAACCTTCCTTGACCGACCCCTCCAACTGGGAACATCCTCAGCCCAAAGCAGACCCTGGGCCTAATGATTTAGCAAGGGCTCCTCTGAAGCCCATTGCTTCTCCATCACATGGCTCTCAACCTGCAGGAGGTGCTGGGCTACAGTGGTGGCCCCCATTTGGTGGGCTGCCCTCCATGGATTCCTGGTCCTCGGAGGACCATTGGCCGATGATGGCTGCTGTGGACGAGGACCATGTGGGAGAAGTGCTGCCCAGAGAACCGTCCTACCTTTCTAGTGGGGCTGCCCTCCCTCCGGGCAGTGGGCCTTTGCCTGCAGAGCCCTCTGCACACCCCGCGGACCCCTCACCTAAGGCTTCACTCCTCCACCAGGACTCTGAGTTGAGACAGCCAATCCGCTCTAATGTGCTGGGCGCCCAGGGAGAAATCCTTGCCCGACACTCTCCCTGGTCTCTCATCAACAGGATTCGATGGTCACTTCTGCATGGTTACCCCTGGAGGACCCTGAATCCCCATGTATCCTGGGGAGGTGGAGGTCCTGGCACTGGATGGGGAATAAGGCCCTTGCCATACCCTGTGAGAATCTGGGGTAACAGTAATCAATACCCAAGTACTAGCTGGTGGAATATTAATCGGGATCCAGGTACCAGATGGGGGAACATTCATCTAAACCCAGGTATTAATCAATTTCCTCCCAGAGTTCTCCATTCTCCTGGCTCTTATTGA